In Methanosarcina siciliae T4/M, one genomic interval encodes:
- a CDS encoding metallophosphoesterase, whose product MIGIISDSHDNLTAIRKAVEFFNKKQVKAVLHAGDIISPFTVRAFKELTPKLYFVFGNNDGDRVTLTKWFEEIEAVSCGDFGDLTIQGMHIALLHGTNEALVKALARSGDFDVVVRGHTHDPGVRMIDGTPVINPGECSGVLSGKATVAILEIANLNVEIAELEID is encoded by the coding sequence TTGATAGGAATTATTTCAGACTCGCATGACAACCTGACAGCTATCCGGAAAGCTGTAGAATTCTTCAACAAAAAACAGGTAAAAGCGGTACTGCACGCTGGGGACATTATTTCTCCTTTCACGGTAAGGGCCTTTAAAGAACTGACTCCAAAACTCTATTTTGTCTTCGGAAACAACGACGGTGATAGGGTAACCCTGACGAAGTGGTTTGAAGAAATAGAGGCCGTTTCCTGCGGAGACTTCGGAGACCTGACGATTCAGGGGATGCATATCGCCCTCCTGCACGGAACGAACGAAGCCCTTGTTAAAGCCCTTGCCAGATCAGGTGATTTTGATGTGGTAGTCAGAGGCCATACTCACGATCCGGGCGTCAGAATGATCGACGGAACCCCGGTGATAAATCCGGGAGAATGCTCAGGGGTACTATCAGGGAAAGCTACGGTTGCAATCCTCGAAATTGCAAACCTGAATGTCGAGATCGCCGAACTTGAGATTGACTGA
- the queC gene encoding 7-cyano-7-deazaguanine synthase QueC, producing the protein MKAITLLSSGLDSVAALAIAAESLEIEMAITFDYGQRAGQREIEYSRKVCEHYGIEHRVIKLDWLAGITNTSLVNRGEEVPSLSLEDIDETAPASVTEASAKAVWVPNRNGVMLNIAGSFAESRGCDYLIVGFNGEEAVTFPDNSMDYVEAMDNAFSYSTQNGVRVLAPLIKFGKTEVVRKALEVKAPLEYSWSCYHGDETPCGECESCVRRARAFKNTGAKDPLLERLGL; encoded by the coding sequence ATGAAAGCTATAACCCTCCTGAGCAGCGGGCTTGATTCAGTTGCAGCGCTTGCGATTGCAGCCGAGAGCCTGGAAATTGAGATGGCAATTACCTTTGATTACGGGCAGCGAGCCGGGCAGCGGGAGATCGAGTATTCCCGAAAAGTCTGCGAACATTACGGAATCGAACACAGAGTAATCAAGCTGGACTGGCTTGCAGGAATAACAAACACGTCCCTCGTAAACAGGGGAGAAGAGGTGCCTTCTCTGTCCCTTGAAGATATCGATGAAACAGCTCCTGCTTCAGTTACCGAAGCTTCCGCAAAGGCTGTCTGGGTTCCGAACAGGAATGGAGTCATGTTGAATATTGCAGGAAGCTTTGCCGAAAGCAGAGGCTGTGATTATCTTATTGTGGGCTTCAATGGAGAAGAAGCCGTGACCTTTCCTGACAACTCTATGGACTATGTAGAGGCAATGGATAATGCTTTTTCTTATTCTACTCAGAACGGGGTACGGGTACTGGCTCCTCTGATCAAATTCGGAAAAACAGAGGTCGTAAGAAAGGCTCTAGAAGTAAAGGCTCCCCTGGAATACAGCTGGAGCTGCTACCACGGGGATGAGACTCCCTGCGGGGAGTGCGAAAGCTGTGTGCGAAGAGCCAGAGCATTCAAAAATACAGGTGCAAAAGACCCTCTTCTGGAAAGGCTTGGGCTCTGA
- a CDS encoding DUF366 family protein gives MKCIILPDKFDYDGSQISSLWAYNSFGVQEDSIIVFRGACDVKIEHMIDLEDRRANESIWSEDMVSFVIEHFDSTGLKLVYARQRLFTAIVRERLAGLGVSTSREGDDLFLKGKKLTVSIASTSAVSQKIHFGINVSHEVYGNLREAGIGDDESIVRFMQEIGEAYVREFKDIEKDLRKSRPLGVV, from the coding sequence ATGAAATGTATCATTTTACCCGATAAATTTGACTACGATGGGAGTCAGATTTCTTCCCTCTGGGCATACAACAGCTTCGGAGTGCAGGAAGACTCGATTATTGTTTTCAGAGGGGCATGTGACGTAAAAATCGAGCACATGATTGACCTCGAAGACCGGAGGGCAAACGAGTCCATCTGGTCCGAAGACATGGTGAGTTTCGTTATAGAACATTTCGATTCAACTGGACTGAAACTGGTCTATGCACGCCAGCGCCTTTTTACCGCAATTGTAAGGGAACGCCTTGCCGGTCTGGGAGTCTCCACCTCAAGGGAAGGAGATGACCTTTTCCTCAAAGGAAAAAAGCTGACCGTATCAATTGCCAGCACCTCGGCAGTTTCCCAGAAAATCCACTTCGGGATCAACGTCTCCCACGAAGTATACGGAAACCTGAGAGAAGCCGGAATAGGCGACGATGAAAGCATTGTGCGTTTCATGCAGGAAATCGGGGAAGCTTATGTAAGGGAATTTAAGGACATAGAAAAGGACCTCCGGAAATCCCGCCCACTCGGGGTGGTGTAA
- a CDS encoding 7-carboxy-7-deazaguanine synthase QueE has protein sequence MSSSSYEAAPIREIFCSVQGEGPYVGTRQAFVRFSGCNLNCNYCDTNFENPGTCEYEKVEGSGIFERIPNPVNVEKLESLLQPFKKLHSVSLTGGEPLMHADFIEKLKLPVPLYLESNMTLPEQARKLRENIAYVAGDFKLPEALREIRPEVRDVHVENTVECFRLLRKNNSRDCFCKIVVGRDTKPETVILAAEAIASYVSCIILQPETPIGSAVRTPRFTQASVQTILKLQKTLLELADTRIIPQTHRMWGCL, from the coding sequence ATGTCCTCTTCAAGCTATGAAGCCGCCCCCATAAGAGAGATCTTCTGCTCTGTGCAGGGGGAAGGCCCGTACGTTGGCACAAGGCAGGCTTTTGTCCGGTTTTCAGGTTGCAACCTTAATTGCAACTACTGCGATACGAACTTTGAAAACCCAGGGACCTGCGAGTATGAAAAAGTCGAGGGAAGTGGCATTTTCGAAAGGATCCCAAACCCTGTAAACGTAGAAAAACTGGAATCCCTGCTGCAACCGTTCAAAAAACTCCATTCGGTATCCCTTACAGGAGGAGAACCTCTTATGCATGCGGATTTCATCGAAAAACTGAAGCTTCCCGTGCCTCTTTATCTTGAGTCCAACATGACTCTGCCGGAACAGGCAAGGAAGCTGCGTGAAAACATCGCCTATGTCGCAGGGGACTTTAAACTCCCGGAAGCTCTCAGGGAAATTCGCCCTGAAGTCCGGGATGTGCATGTGGAAAATACGGTAGAGTGCTTCAGGCTCCTGAGAAAAAACAATTCTAGAGACTGCTTTTGTAAAATCGTTGTAGGCAGGGATACAAAGCCCGAAACCGTAATTCTGGCTGCCGAGGCAATAGCCTCCTATGTATCCTGTATAATACTGCAGCCCGAAACGCCGATTGGCAGTGCGGTAAGGACCCCACGGTTTACACAGGCATCCGTGCAGACCATTTTAAAACTGCAAAAAACCCTGCTTGAACTTGCCGATACGCGTATCATTCCTCAGACCCACAGGATGTGGGGCTGCTTATAA
- the queD gene encoding 6-carboxytetrahydropterin synthase QueD yields MTKMRLGVIDYIDSAHYLPGHGKCGRVHGHTYKIEVVVEGEVRENGMVIDFYDLKKGIKETLQEYDHILLNDLIEYPSSEYLCQHIHAHLLNRFGFPFLVRVWEGEGKWCEMDNFSN; encoded by the coding sequence ATGACAAAAATGAGATTGGGAGTAATTGATTATATTGACAGTGCCCATTACCTTCCAGGGCATGGGAAGTGCGGAAGAGTACACGGGCATACATATAAAATCGAGGTAGTGGTAGAAGGAGAAGTCCGGGAAAACGGGATGGTAATTGATTTTTATGACCTGAAAAAAGGTATTAAGGAAACCCTTCAGGAATACGACCATATCCTGCTAAATGATCTTATAGAGTATCCCAGCTCCGAATATCTCTGCCAGCATATCCATGCCCACCTTCTGAACAGGTTCGGCTTTCCCTTTCTTGTAAGGGTTTGGGAAGGAGAAGGCAAGTGGTGCGAGATGGACAATTTTTCAAATTGA
- the nifB gene encoding nitrogenase cofactor biosynthesis protein NifB: MPEENQPTKENNNGPILGEELLRKISEHPCYDKNAQHKYGRIHLAVAPACNIQCNFCVREFDCVNESRPGVTSQVLTPEEALEKTRQILADYPFIKVVAIAGPGDPLANDETFETFELIRNEFPEITLCMSTNGLMLPEKLPEMLRTGVSTLTVTVNAIDPEIQAKIVDHIVYHGKVYKGVEAAKIQIKNQLDGIKAAVDAGIVVKVNTVLIPGINDKHVIEIAKKLNELGVYIMNVMPLITQGAFADLEPPTPEERKAVQEACEPYVMQMRHCRQCRADAYGLLAQDMSQMSEERRKVIKIQTKEDMEKARAVLEKNGKKED; the protein is encoded by the coding sequence TTGCCAGAAGAGAACCAACCTACCAAAGAGAACAATAACGGTCCCATACTTGGGGAAGAGCTCCTGAGAAAGATTTCCGAGCACCCCTGTTATGACAAGAACGCCCAGCATAAATACGGGAGAATTCACCTGGCGGTTGCCCCGGCGTGCAATATCCAGTGCAACTTCTGTGTCCGGGAATTTGACTGCGTAAATGAGAGCAGGCCCGGGGTTACGAGTCAAGTCCTGACTCCGGAAGAAGCCCTTGAAAAGACAAGGCAGATCCTGGCAGATTATCCGTTCATCAAGGTCGTTGCAATTGCAGGACCGGGAGATCCTTTAGCTAATGATGAGACCTTTGAGACGTTTGAACTTATAAGAAACGAGTTTCCTGAAATAACCCTCTGCATGAGCACAAATGGACTTATGCTCCCTGAAAAACTGCCGGAAATGCTGCGTACGGGAGTTTCCACACTTACGGTTACAGTAAATGCAATAGACCCCGAAATTCAGGCGAAAATCGTGGATCATATAGTCTACCATGGTAAGGTCTACAAAGGGGTTGAAGCTGCCAAAATCCAGATTAAAAACCAGCTTGATGGAATAAAGGCAGCGGTTGATGCAGGAATTGTTGTCAAGGTCAACACCGTGCTCATCCCGGGCATCAATGACAAACACGTAATCGAAATCGCCAAAAAACTCAATGAACTCGGGGTTTACATTATGAACGTCATGCCCCTTATCACCCAGGGCGCCTTTGCAGACCTTGAGCCCCCCACCCCCGAAGAGCGAAAAGCCGTTCAGGAAGCCTGTGAGCCTTATGTTATGCAGATGCGCCACTGCAGGCAGTGCAGAGCCGATGCTTACGGACTCCTTGCCCAGGACATGTCGCAGATGAGTGAAGAGCGCAGAAAGGTTATCAAAATCCAGACAAAAGAAGACATGGAAAAAGCAAGGGCAGTTCTTGAGAAGAACGGGAAAAAAGAAGACTGA
- a CDS encoding 4Fe-4S binding protein, which translates to MVAKIDADACTGCGSCIDECPAAAISLSDDEIAVVDEDECLDCGACEDACPNGAITLE; encoded by the coding sequence ATGGTAGCTAAAATCGACGCAGACGCCTGCACAGGCTGTGGAAGCTGTATAGATGAATGCCCTGCAGCTGCAATTTCCCTCAGTGACGATGAGATTGCAGTTGTAGACGAAGATGAATGCCTTGACTGCGGGGCATGTGAAGATGCCTGCCCGAATGGGGCAATCACCCTCGAGTAA
- a CDS encoding methanogenesis marker 2 protein, giving the protein MSLEELAERIKSFEGVTRKKQIEDIVSIFEAVRPEYGDAIVDFGDDAAVIDIGGDDVILFAADGIWGRLLDASPWWAGYGAVVVNINDIAAMGGKPLAMVDIASANSPQACRELMEGLAEGVRKFGVPVVGGHVHPDTRYNSLSVAIIGIVKKDCVIRSDTAKPGDLVIAAYDMDGKIGPNSPYSWDTTSFKEPSVLRKNYLVTQEIAKKKLVSAGKDISNPGIIGTLGMLCETSRVGASVDLEKVPRPVDVDFEQWLKVHPGTGYVFTAGSKNAEECVDVFKKAGLTSAVIGIIEEGSKLDMYDKTGRVTVFDFSKDSITGIVSETGIVSE; this is encoded by the coding sequence TTGAGTCTGGAAGAGCTAGCCGAAAGGATAAAAAGTTTTGAAGGGGTTACCCGCAAAAAACAGATTGAAGATATAGTTTCCATTTTCGAAGCCGTCCGCCCGGAATATGGGGACGCTATCGTTGATTTCGGGGACGATGCTGCGGTGATCGATATTGGAGGAGATGATGTTATCCTCTTTGCAGCGGATGGCATCTGGGGGAGGCTGCTGGATGCAAGTCCCTGGTGGGCAGGGTACGGGGCTGTGGTCGTTAACATAAATGATATTGCAGCCATGGGCGGAAAACCTCTCGCCATGGTGGATATTGCCTCTGCAAATTCTCCTCAGGCCTGCAGGGAACTGATGGAAGGGCTGGCTGAGGGGGTCAGAAAGTTCGGAGTCCCTGTGGTAGGAGGGCACGTCCATCCCGACACCCGGTATAATTCCCTTTCCGTTGCTATCATAGGGATTGTCAAAAAGGACTGCGTAATCAGGAGTGATACAGCAAAGCCCGGTGATCTGGTAATTGCAGCTTATGATATGGACGGGAAAATCGGCCCGAACTCCCCTTACAGCTGGGACACTACTTCTTTTAAGGAACCTTCGGTGTTAAGAAAAAATTATCTTGTAACTCAGGAAATCGCAAAGAAAAAGCTTGTAAGCGCCGGCAAGGATATAAGTAACCCCGGGATAATAGGCACGCTCGGAATGCTTTGCGAGACTAGCAGGGTAGGAGCTTCCGTGGATCTGGAAAAGGTTCCAAGGCCGGTAGATGTGGACTTTGAGCAGTGGCTTAAAGTCCACCCCGGAACAGGTTATGTCTTTACTGCGGGCTCGAAAAACGCAGAAGAGTGCGTGGACGTGTTTAAAAAAGCGGGGCTCACATCTGCAGTTATAGGAATCATTGAAGAGGGCTCAAAACTCGATATGTACGATAAAACAGGCAGAGTAACCGTTTTTGACTTTTCCAAAGATAGTATTACAGGTATAGTTTCCGAAACAGGTATAGTTTCCGAATAA
- a CDS encoding pyridoxamine 5'-phosphate oxidase family protein, which produces MVKLPADVKEALANQQVASLVTADKNGVPNVCLMGFVQARDDETIIMANVFWKKTEANLKENPKAALSAYMPPMKAYQIKGNVELISEGPLMNEVIDWVASKMTNLKPKGAALLHVEEIYSVSPGPTAGERIA; this is translated from the coding sequence ATGGTAAAACTTCCTGCAGATGTAAAAGAAGCACTTGCAAATCAGCAGGTTGCTTCCCTGGTGACAGCAGACAAGAACGGAGTGCCAAACGTATGCCTGATGGGTTTTGTGCAAGCAAGAGATGATGAAACCATAATTATGGCAAATGTTTTCTGGAAAAAAACTGAGGCAAACCTGAAAGAAAACCCGAAAGCTGCCCTCAGTGCGTACATGCCTCCGATGAAAGCCTACCAGATAAAGGGAAATGTTGAACTTATCAGTGAAGGGCCTCTCATGAATGAGGTTATCGATTGGGTCGCCTCAAAGATGACAAACCTTAAACCCAAAGGAGCTGCCCTTCTCCACGTGGAAGAGATCTACAGTGTAAGTCCGGGACCTACCGCAGGGGAAAGGATAGCATAA
- a CDS encoding DUF5611 family protein, whose product MQQYKLKRGFKPEPERIYQVMQECFPVEISRNGDRFETSYGAMSKITVWVENKKLCVDTVSDVTVKDDDTILQTNKAYRDFLLKATGYTAKERLKMAKKEVGKA is encoded by the coding sequence ATGCAGCAATATAAGTTAAAACGCGGGTTTAAACCCGAACCTGAAAGAATCTATCAGGTAATGCAGGAATGCTTCCCTGTCGAAATCTCCCGGAATGGGGACCGCTTCGAGACCTCATATGGGGCAATGTCAAAGATAACGGTCTGGGTAGAGAACAAAAAGCTCTGTGTGGACACGGTTTCCGATGTTACCGTAAAGGATGATGACACGATTCTGCAGACCAACAAAGCCTACCGGGATTTTCTCTTAAAAGCTACCGGGTATACGGCAAAAGAGCGCCTGAAAATGGCGAAAAAGGAAGTCGGAAAAGCATAA
- a CDS encoding chorismate--pyruvate lyase family protein — protein MPTCLRVCCGTDGSVTFLLEIMTRRPVSVKTESQYVVKADKEIADLLGVDEGSEVNDRTVRLYAEDTVLVHARSLSPLERMPKTMRDQLMRADIPIGRILRSHNLETRRDMVELEILEGEPTFDGIPILSRTYKIVHNNHVLMWINERFPIDERWKL, from the coding sequence ATTCCCACCTGCCTCCGGGTCTGCTGTGGGACTGACGGTTCCGTAACTTTTCTTCTTGAAATAATGACCCGAAGACCGGTCAGTGTAAAAACCGAGTCTCAATATGTGGTCAAAGCCGATAAGGAAATAGCTGACCTTCTCGGGGTAGACGAAGGCAGCGAGGTAAATGACAGGACCGTCCGGCTCTATGCCGAAGACACAGTTCTGGTCCATGCAAGGTCACTCTCCCCTCTGGAACGCATGCCTAAGACCATGCGGGACCAGCTAATGCGGGCAGACATCCCAATCGGCCGCATCCTGCGCAGCCACAACCTCGAAACCAGGCGAGACATGGTAGAACTCGAAATCCTTGAAGGCGAACCCACCTTTGATGGAATCCCCATCCTCTCCCGTACCTACAAAATAGTCCACAACAACCATGTCCTTATGTGGATCAACGAGCGCTTCCCCATAGATGAACGCTGGAAACTCTGA
- a CDS encoding class I SAM-dependent methyltransferase — MEGWTNPEAAENYALMADIIIPERREMLSIISRLATELAAINPKMIDLGCGLGDVTAEIVKLKPNANVLMLDFSDEMIRRSSERFRDDRNITVVKQNLNQGILDITEDRGFDAVVSCFSIHHVEFENRTRLYSDIHKVLKDQGLFINGDLFREDSLIIDQWEFNNSISSLVIRLKEKLGQEWTFDELKLNRLENAQKMGDKPGTLWETFHDMKAAGFRYVDCLWKSRNLAIMAATK; from the coding sequence ATGGAAGGATGGACTAATCCAGAAGCTGCTGAAAATTATGCTCTGATGGCTGATATAATTATACCTGAAAGGAGAGAAATGCTGTCAATTATTTCAAGGCTTGCAACAGAGTTGGCAGCCATCAACCCTAAGATGATTGATCTGGGCTGCGGCTTAGGCGATGTGACCGCTGAAATTGTGAAGTTAAAGCCCAACGCCAATGTTCTTATGCTTGATTTTTCTGATGAAATGATACGGCGGAGTAGTGAAAGGTTCAGGGATGATAGAAATATAACTGTAGTTAAACAGAATTTAAATCAAGGGATTTTAGACATAACCGAAGATAGGGGATTTGATGCTGTTGTATCCTGTTTTTCTATACATCACGTGGAGTTTGAAAACAGAACCAGGTTGTACTCCGATATCCATAAAGTCCTGAAAGACCAGGGTTTATTCATAAACGGGGATCTCTTTAGGGAAGATTCTCTTATTATTGATCAATGGGAGTTTAATAACAGCATATCTTCTCTGGTTATACGCCTTAAAGAAAAACTTGGACAGGAATGGACCTTTGATGAGCTGAAGCTTAATCGGCTGGAAAATGCCCAAAAAATGGGCGATAAGCCCGGAACGTTATGGGAGACATTCCATGATATGAAGGCAGCAGGGTTTAGATATGTTGATTGCTTGTGGAAGTCTCGCAACCTTGCCATAATGGCTGCAACCAAATGA
- a CDS encoding formylmethanofuran dehydrogenase subunit B, giving the protein MIYKNIVCPVCGAACDDIQVEYGDGKIEARNACKMGNAKFKEVVSSHRIRQPLIKDGGKLTPAAWDEALERAADILVSAKRPLLFMGSETSCEAHEIGLKIGEYLGALVDSNSTVCHGPTAMGIQEAGKVGATEGQKKNRGDLIVYWGTNPLESMPRQMSRYGVFPRGYWTKRGRFDRTVITVDPRRTPTAVASDLHVQLKPNSDYELISALLTLLHGKTPHPSVEEITGVPIPVIEEMLDIMKDCNFGAITVGLGLASSMGKYRNSEIAMNLVKELNNYAKFTLGAIRGHCNVAGFNQIASYMYGYPFGLDFMRGHPRYNPGEYTTVDVLREKDVDAALVVGADLVSHIPADCAAYLGKIPMVCVDITLCPTTVVSDVVLPGVIDAMECDGTFYRLDDVPVHVEPFTSPPFEFTQSNEDTLKQLFEKIKARK; this is encoded by the coding sequence ATGATTTACAAAAACATAGTCTGTCCTGTGTGCGGGGCAGCCTGTGATGATATCCAGGTTGAGTACGGGGACGGAAAGATTGAGGCCAGAAACGCATGTAAAATGGGGAATGCCAAGTTCAAGGAAGTCGTAAGTTCCCACAGGATCAGGCAGCCTCTTATCAAAGATGGTGGAAAACTGACCCCTGCAGCCTGGGACGAAGCTCTCGAGAGAGCTGCCGATATCCTCGTCTCGGCAAAGCGCCCCCTCCTTTTCATGGGCAGTGAGACTTCCTGCGAAGCTCATGAAATCGGGCTCAAGATCGGGGAATACCTGGGTGCGCTTGTCGACTCCAATTCAACTGTCTGTCACGGGCCAACAGCTATGGGGATTCAGGAAGCGGGGAAAGTCGGTGCAACCGAAGGGCAGAAGAAAAACAGAGGCGACCTCATTGTCTACTGGGGAACCAATCCTCTCGAGTCCATGCCCAGGCAGATGTCCAGGTACGGGGTTTTCCCGAGAGGTTACTGGACCAAACGCGGGCGTTTTGACCGTACGGTCATCACTGTGGACCCGAGAAGAACTCCTACGGCTGTTGCTTCCGATCTGCACGTGCAGCTTAAACCGAACTCTGATTATGAACTGATAAGTGCACTTCTCACTCTGCTTCACGGAAAAACCCCTCATCCCTCAGTAGAAGAGATTACTGGAGTGCCTATTCCTGTTATAGAAGAGATGCTTGATATAATGAAGGACTGCAACTTCGGGGCTATTACAGTAGGTCTCGGGCTTGCATCTTCAATGGGGAAATACAGGAATTCCGAAATTGCCATGAATCTGGTAAAGGAACTGAACAATTATGCCAAGTTTACTCTTGGAGCTATTCGCGGCCACTGTAATGTTGCAGGCTTTAACCAGATTGCTTCGTACATGTATGGTTACCCCTTCGGGCTTGACTTTATGCGCGGGCACCCGCGTTACAATCCGGGTGAATATACAACCGTGGACGTACTCCGAGAAAAGGATGTGGATGCAGCCCTTGTGGTGGGTGCTGACCTTGTAAGCCATATCCCTGCTGACTGTGCAGCTTACCTTGGAAAAATACCTATGGTCTGCGTGGATATTACTCTGTGTCCGACTACAGTTGTTTCAGATGTAGTGCTTCCGGGTGTTATCGATGCCATGGAGTGTGACGGAACCTTCTACAGGCTTGATGATGTGCCAGTACACGTTGAACCTTTCACAAGCCCACCCTTCGAATTCACTCAGAGCAACGAAGACACCTTAAAACAGCTATTTGAGAAGATTAAAGCAAGAAAATAG
- a CDS encoding molybdopterin dinucleotide binding domain-containing protein has product MEVLLITGSTIDEGRLAKGGDKFTDDYTMECASCWISPADFVSLCSPAKVKVTSRDGKHSIVVYSKCTDSVQPGQVFMPRAIWSNVVIDPDTLSTGSPLYKGAPVNVEPSGEEVLSAEDVVLKVYIGGQ; this is encoded by the coding sequence ATGGAAGTATTACTCATTACCGGAAGTACGATTGACGAAGGCAGGCTTGCCAAAGGGGGGGACAAGTTCACGGATGATTACACCATGGAGTGTGCATCCTGCTGGATTTCTCCTGCGGATTTCGTGTCCCTCTGTTCCCCTGCTAAAGTAAAGGTAACAAGCAGGGACGGGAAACATTCGATTGTTGTTTATTCTAAATGTACGGATTCGGTCCAGCCTGGACAGGTGTTCATGCCGAGGGCTATCTGGTCGAATGTTGTCATCGATCCCGATACCCTTTCCACGGGTTCCCCTCTCTATAAGGGTGCCCCGGTAAATGTTGAGCCCTCGGGAGAAGAGGTTCTCAGCGCCGAAGATGTAGTGCTGAAAGTTTATATCGGAGGGCAGTGA
- a CDS encoding formylmethanofuran dehydrogenase subunit C, whose product MTEGVLINKMTETGKSAGEMEEVTLIPKKSIDIKLEADVITPDSFAGKSAEEIGMLSVWQGPTTYPLSDFFEVTGNAGSSAAETLVRIKGDAMRIKRIGEGMSAGKIEIEGSAGMHVGTGMKGGEIVVYGDADSWAGMEMLGGLLHIKGNAGDHVGCAYRGKWHGMKGGCIIIGGSARHQLGGGMDGGEILVEGNVEGFCGIRQNGGLIVVKGGALRTVGVEMAGGTIVVGGKIQRFSPGFEFVSMENKVTSGETEIIGEFKKFTGDYAISKRAKGALYVSADANPEL is encoded by the coding sequence ATGACAGAGGGAGTACTTATTAATAAAATGACCGAAACCGGAAAAAGTGCCGGAGAAATGGAAGAAGTAACGCTTATTCCTAAAAAATCAATTGACATTAAACTGGAAGCAGACGTGATTACTCCTGACTCCTTTGCAGGCAAAAGTGCAGAAGAAATAGGAATGCTTTCCGTCTGGCAGGGGCCTACAACCTATCCTCTTTCCGATTTCTTTGAAGTAACAGGCAATGCAGGCAGTTCTGCCGCCGAGACCCTGGTCCGCATAAAAGGCGATGCAATGAGGATCAAAAGGATCGGAGAAGGCATGAGTGCAGGTAAAATTGAAATTGAGGGCTCTGCAGGTATGCATGTCGGGACCGGGATGAAAGGAGGCGAGATCGTCGTTTACGGAGATGCCGATTCCTGGGCTGGCATGGAAATGCTTGGTGGGCTCCTTCACATCAAGGGCAATGCCGGGGACCATGTGGGCTGTGCTTACAGAGGCAAGTGGCACGGCATGAAAGGCGGGTGCATAATTATCGGAGGCTCGGCCCGGCACCAGCTCGGCGGTGGCATGGACGGCGGCGAAATTCTGGTGGAAGGCAATGTTGAAGGCTTCTGCGGGATTCGCCAGAACGGCGGGCTCATTGTCGTAAAAGGCGGGGCTCTTCGCACAGTTGGAGTGGAAATGGCAGGCGGAACCATAGTTGTCGGGGGAAAAATTCAGCGCTTCTCCCCGGGTTTCGAATTTGTGTCCATGGAAAACAAAGTCACTTCGGGTGAGACTGAGATAATAGGCGAGTTTAAGAAGTTCACAGGGGACTATGCGATCAGCAAGAGGGCAAAAGGAGCTCTCTATGTGTCTGCAGATGCAAACCCGGAGCTCTGA